From one Streptomyces chromofuscus genomic stretch:
- the glpK gene encoding glycerol kinase GlpK produces MTNNAEKYVAAIDQGTTSSRCIIFDQNGAIVAVDQREHRQIFPKPGWVEHDATEIWSKVQAVVAGAVAKAGLRAEQLSALGITNQRETTVLWDRSTGKPVHNAIVWQDTRTAALCNELGGADGQDRFREQTGLPLASYFSGPKAAWLLDNVPGLRTRAEQGEIAFGTIDSWLIWNLTGGTDGGRHVTDVTNAGRTMLMNLETLQWDPSILSAMNVPEAVLPEIKSSAEVYGTAVGQLSGVPVASALGDQQAAVFGQACYDVGSAKNTYGTGSFLLLNTGSRPVPSKSGLLTTMGYKIGSEAPVYCLEGSIAITGALVQWFRDQLGIIRTADEIETLAASVEDNGGAYIVPAFSGLFAPYWRSDARGVVAGLTRYVTKGHLARAVLEATSWQTREVVDAMYQDSGVHITALKVDGGMTKNNLLMQHQADVLDVPVIRPKVSETTCLGAAYAAGLATGVWNGLDELKAHWQKDAEWTPAMEASVRDREYHNWRKAVEKSFGWLEDGDS; encoded by the coding sequence ATGACGAACAACGCCGAGAAGTACGTGGCCGCGATCGACCAGGGCACCACGTCGAGCCGCTGCATCATCTTCGACCAGAACGGCGCGATCGTCGCCGTGGACCAGCGCGAGCACCGGCAGATCTTCCCCAAGCCCGGGTGGGTCGAGCACGACGCCACCGAGATCTGGTCCAAAGTGCAGGCGGTGGTCGCCGGGGCGGTCGCCAAGGCGGGACTGCGCGCCGAGCAGCTCAGCGCGCTCGGCATCACCAACCAGCGCGAGACGACCGTGCTCTGGGACCGCTCGACCGGCAAACCCGTCCACAACGCCATCGTGTGGCAGGACACCCGCACCGCCGCGCTCTGCAACGAACTGGGCGGTGCGGACGGCCAGGACCGGTTCCGCGAGCAGACCGGACTGCCGTTGGCCAGCTATTTCTCCGGGCCCAAGGCGGCCTGGCTGCTGGACAACGTGCCCGGCCTGCGGACCCGCGCCGAGCAGGGCGAGATCGCCTTCGGCACGATCGACTCCTGGCTGATCTGGAACCTCACCGGCGGCACCGACGGCGGCCGGCACGTCACCGACGTCACCAACGCCGGGCGCACCATGCTGATGAACCTGGAAACCCTCCAATGGGACCCCTCCATCCTCTCCGCCATGAACGTGCCCGAGGCCGTGCTGCCCGAGATCAAGTCCTCGGCCGAGGTGTACGGAACGGCCGTGGGCCAGCTCTCGGGCGTGCCCGTGGCGTCCGCGCTGGGCGACCAGCAGGCGGCCGTCTTCGGGCAGGCGTGCTACGACGTGGGGTCGGCGAAGAACACGTACGGCACGGGCAGTTTCCTGCTGCTCAACACCGGCAGCCGGCCGGTGCCGTCCAAGAGCGGGCTGTTGACGACGATGGGCTACAAGATCGGCAGTGAGGCGCCGGTGTACTGCCTGGAGGGTTCCATCGCGATAACGGGCGCGCTCGTGCAGTGGTTCCGCGATCAGCTCGGCATCATCCGCACCGCCGACGAGATCGAGACCCTGGCGGCGAGCGTCGAGGACAACGGCGGCGCGTACATCGTGCCCGCGTTCTCCGGCCTGTTCGCGCCGTACTGGCGCTCCGACGCGCGCGGCGTCGTCGCCGGACTGACCCGTTACGTCACCAAGGGCCACCTCGCGCGTGCGGTGCTGGAGGCGACGAGCTGGCAAACGCGTGAGGTCGTGGACGCCATGTACCAGGACTCGGGCGTGCACATCACCGCCCTGAAGGTGGACGGCGGCATGACGAAGAACAACCTTCTGATGCAGCACCAGGCGGACGTCCTGGACGTACCCGTGATCCGGCCCAAGGTGTCCGAGACGACCTGCCTGGGGGCCGCCTACGCGGCCGGACTCGCCACGGGCGTGTGGAACGGCCTCGACGAGCTCAAGGCGCACTGGCAGAAGGACGCGGAGTGGACGCCGGCCATGGAGGCGTCGGTGCGCGACCGCGAGTACCACAACTGGCGCAAGGCGGTGGAGAAGAGCTTCGGCTGGCTGGAGGACGGCGACAGCTAG
- a CDS encoding nitrate- and nitrite sensing domain-containing protein yields the protein MRFRGKSIRRKIVALLLVPLVSLSAIWAFASALTGREAAQLFSASSVVEKVGYPTEDMVRVLQQERRQTLVYLADPRASDGLAALGRSRAATDEAIAEVRRNASSTEVRDALGEASGERLTAVLDAFDGIESLRQSVEDGTVNRSQALDLYNRLVDPCFVLLGDLHVVDNVAMDTQYRALVNLVRARELLAREDALLGSALVVGKLSRAETRDVSDLVAQRNVLYDANLPMLPSSERERYERFWRNAATAPLRVAEESAVASSGDAGGLSARTWDTTAGNVLDELGALDDEAADRYQDRVGPIATGIVVKAVVAGVLGLIAVLASLIVSIRIGRGLIRDLRQLRLEAHEASGVRLPSVMRRLSVGEQVDVETEVPRLEYDKNEIGEVGHALNTLQRAAVEAAVKQAELRAGVSEVFVNLARRSQVLLHKQLTLLDTMERRTEDTEELADLFRLDHLTTRMRRHAEGLVILSGAAPSRQWRKPIQLMDVVRAAVAEVEDYERIEVRRLPRIAVTGPAVADLTHLVAELLENATVFSPPHTAVQVLGERVANGFTLEIHDRGLGMAAEALLDANLRLAETPEFELSDTDRLGLFVVSRLAQRQNVRVSLQPSPYGGTTAVVFIPDALLTDEVPDTNGVGFRLDRPRPSKEAELEESRRTALSHVPVQLPGLPAALLDGPVELEGPVDLDAVDDFPGALDDGEGSEHGGLFHPRRALTHGDDEATSRADATSRADVRGGPARPEADDHVNTPVPLPRRRTPKLVSSHGRPVIDQRSRRPETDEEPAAGRASRRAEQDRTPPLPTRRRGASPLSRTPGPAGRLVDRDQPANRDVPEPSERPAKLSGKRAGGGSRAEGTRGRPDIPADKSGLTDDSRLTDDGGARPPSVGRNRGEGVEPPLLHRGPGAEPRTHDVGPDDTAGHPRPDEAGSDQSGTGPLPRRVRQANLAPQLRQDPGRGTDDRTAPAERDADEVRSRMASLQRGWQRGRQENAAGDDAGGTAPQGTTKGDGR from the coding sequence ATGCGCTTTCGCGGGAAGTCCATCCGCCGGAAGATCGTGGCGCTGCTTCTCGTGCCGTTGGTGTCCCTGAGTGCCATCTGGGCCTTCGCTTCGGCGCTGACGGGTCGTGAGGCGGCCCAGCTGTTCAGCGCGTCGTCCGTTGTCGAGAAGGTCGGCTATCCCACCGAGGACATGGTCCGGGTCCTACAGCAGGAACGCCGGCAGACCCTGGTCTACCTCGCCGACCCGCGTGCCTCCGACGGACTCGCCGCGCTCGGACGCAGCCGTGCCGCCACCGACGAGGCCATCGCCGAAGTCCGTCGCAACGCCTCCAGTACGGAGGTGCGTGACGCACTCGGCGAGGCCTCGGGCGAACGACTGACCGCCGTGCTGGACGCGTTCGACGGCATCGAATCGCTGCGCCAGAGCGTGGAGGACGGCACCGTCAACCGTTCCCAGGCACTCGATCTCTACAACCGCCTGGTCGACCCGTGCTTCGTTCTCCTCGGTGACCTCCACGTCGTCGACAACGTGGCGATGGACACCCAGTACCGCGCCCTCGTCAACCTGGTCCGCGCCCGCGAACTCCTCGCCCGCGAAGACGCCCTCCTCGGCTCCGCCCTGGTCGTCGGCAAACTGTCCCGCGCCGAGACCCGTGACGTCTCCGACCTCGTGGCCCAGCGGAACGTCCTGTACGACGCCAACCTGCCGATGCTGCCCAGTTCGGAGCGTGAGCGGTACGAGCGCTTCTGGAGGAACGCTGCCACCGCTCCCCTCCGCGTGGCCGAGGAGTCCGCCGTGGCCTCCTCGGGCGACGCCGGCGGACTCTCCGCGCGGACCTGGGACACCACAGCGGGCAACGTCCTCGACGAACTCGGTGCCCTCGACGACGAGGCGGCGGACCGCTATCAGGACCGGGTCGGCCCGATCGCCACCGGCATCGTCGTCAAGGCCGTCGTCGCCGGTGTCCTCGGCCTGATCGCCGTACTCGCCTCGCTGATCGTCTCCATACGCATCGGCCGCGGCCTCATCCGCGATCTGCGGCAACTGCGCCTTGAAGCCCATGAGGCCTCTGGCGTCCGGCTGCCCAGCGTGATGCGCCGCCTCTCGGTGGGCGAGCAGGTCGACGTGGAGACCGAGGTCCCGCGCCTGGAGTACGACAAGAACGAGATCGGCGAGGTCGGTCACGCCCTCAACACCCTGCAGCGCGCCGCCGTCGAAGCCGCCGTCAAGCAGGCCGAGCTCCGCGCCGGCGTGTCCGAGGTGTTCGTGAACCTCGCCCGCCGCAGTCAGGTCCTCCTCCACAAGCAGCTCACGCTGCTCGACACCATGGAGCGCCGGACGGAGGACACCGAGGAACTCGCCGACCTCTTCCGCCTCGACCACCTCACCACGCGCATGCGCCGGCACGCCGAGGGCCTGGTGATCCTCTCCGGCGCCGCGCCCTCCCGGCAGTGGCGCAAGCCCATCCAGCTGATGGACGTCGTCCGGGCCGCTGTCGCCGAGGTCGAGGACTACGAGCGCATCGAGGTCCGCCGCCTGCCCCGGATCGCGGTCACCGGTCCGGCGGTCGCGGACCTCACCCATCTCGTGGCCGAGCTCCTGGAGAACGCGACCGTCTTCTCGCCGCCGCACACGGCCGTGCAGGTCCTAGGCGAGCGTGTGGCCAACGGCTTCACCCTGGAGATCCACGACCGTGGCCTCGGCATGGCCGCCGAAGCCCTGCTGGACGCCAACCTCCGGCTGGCCGAGACCCCGGAGTTCGAGCTGTCCGACACCGACCGGCTCGGGCTGTTCGTGGTCAGCCGGCTCGCGCAGCGGCAGAACGTCCGGGTCTCGCTGCAGCCCTCCCCGTACGGCGGGACCACCGCCGTCGTCTTCATCCCCGACGCGCTGCTGACCGACGAGGTGCCCGACACCAACGGCGTCGGCTTCCGGCTCGACCGGCCGCGCCCGTCCAAGGAGGCCGAGCTCGAGGAGAGCCGCAGGACGGCGCTCTCCCATGTGCCGGTGCAACTGCCCGGTCTGCCCGCCGCGCTGCTGGACGGGCCGGTCGAACTGGAGGGCCCCGTCGATCTGGACGCCGTCGACGACTTCCCGGGCGCACTCGACGACGGCGAGGGCAGCGAACACGGCGGACTGTTCCACCCGCGCCGCGCCCTCACCCACGGGGACGACGAGGCCACCTCCCGCGCCGACGCCACCTCCCGCGCCGACGTCCGCGGGGGGCCTGCCCGCCCGGAAGCGGACGATCATGTCAACACCCCGGTGCCGTTGCCCCGCCGCCGCACACCCAAGCTCGTCAGCTCGCACGGCCGCCCGGTCATCGACCAGCGGTCCCGCCGTCCGGAGACCGACGAGGAGCCCGCGGCCGGCCGTGCCTCGCGCCGCGCGGAACAGGACCGCACGCCACCCCTGCCGACCCGCCGTCGCGGCGCCTCTCCCCTCAGCCGGACGCCGGGCCCGGCCGGGCGCCTCGTCGACCGGGACCAACCGGCGAATCGGGACGTCCCCGAGCCTTCCGAGCGGCCTGCCAAGCTGTCGGGCAAGCGCGCGGGCGGCGGCTCCAGGGCGGAGGGCACGAGGGGACGGCCCGACATCCCGGCCGACAAGAGCGGCCTGACCGACGACAGCCGCCTGACCGACGACGGCGGCGCGCGCCCGCCGTCCGTCGGTCGCAACCGCGGCGAGGGCGTCGAGCCTCCGCTTCTCCACCGCGGTCCCGGCGCCGAGCCCCGGACCCATGACGTGGGCCCGGACGACACCGCCGGGCACCCGCGGCCGGACGAGGCCGGATCGGACCAATCCGGCACGGGACCTCTGCCGCGCCGCGTCCGCCAGGCCAACCTGGCGCCGCAGCTGAGGCAGGACCCCGGCCGCGGTACCGACGACCGAACGGCTCCCGCGGAACGGGACGCCGACGAGGTCCGCAGCCGTATGGCCTCGCTCCAGCGCGGCTGGCAGCGCGGACGCCAGGAGAACGCCGCCGGGGACGACGCCGGCGGCACAGCACCACAGGGAACGACAAAGGGGGACGGTCGATGA
- a CDS encoding GTP-binding protein, translating to MILGRSERGKPPVEPVTLKILVAGGFGVGKTTLVGAVSEIRPLRTEELLTEAGRPVDDTSGVEGKHSTTVAMDFGRITVREDLVLYLFGTPGQERFWFMWDELSEGALGAVVLADTRRLEDCFAAVDYFERRSIPFLVAVNCFEDAPRYPAEEVRQALDLDEDVPLLLCDARDRESVKEILVGVVRHAMSYTADRRQAVTT from the coding sequence ATGATCCTCGGGCGTTCTGAGCGCGGCAAGCCCCCGGTCGAGCCCGTCACGCTCAAGATCCTGGTGGCCGGCGGCTTCGGGGTCGGCAAGACGACCCTGGTCGGCGCGGTCAGCGAGATCAGGCCGCTGCGCACCGAGGAACTGCTCACCGAAGCCGGGCGCCCGGTCGACGACACCAGCGGCGTGGAAGGCAAGCACAGCACGACGGTGGCCATGGACTTCGGCCGCATCACGGTGCGCGAGGACCTCGTGCTGTACCTGTTCGGCACGCCCGGCCAGGAGCGGTTCTGGTTCATGTGGGACGAGCTCTCCGAGGGCGCGCTGGGCGCCGTCGTGCTCGCCGACACCCGCCGCCTGGAGGACTGCTTCGCCGCCGTCGACTACTTCGAGCGACGCTCCATACCGTTCCTCGTCGCCGTCAACTGCTTCGAGGACGCGCCGCGTTACCCGGCGGAGGAGGTGCGCCAGGCCCTCGACCTCGACGAGGACGTGCCGCTGCTGCTGTGCGACGCGCGTGACCGGGAGTCGGTCAAGGAGATCCTCGTCGGTGTCGTCCGGCACGCCATGTCGTACACGGCGGACCGCCGCCAGGCCGTGACGACCTGA
- a CDS encoding DUF742 domain-containing protein, with the protein MSADGQATSHWFDDEAGPVVRPYAMTRGRTSHAAQHRLDLIAVVVTEPHADDPEADPTLSPEHVDIVELCRAAPQSVAELASGLDLPIGVVRVLVGDLTDAELVHVTRPVPAAELPDESILRDVINGLRAL; encoded by the coding sequence ATGAGCGCAGACGGTCAGGCAACAAGCCACTGGTTCGACGACGAGGCAGGACCGGTCGTCCGTCCCTACGCCATGACGCGGGGCCGCACCAGCCACGCGGCCCAGCACCGCCTCGATCTGATCGCGGTGGTCGTGACGGAACCGCACGCGGACGACCCGGAAGCGGACCCGACCCTGTCCCCGGAGCATGTGGACATCGTCGAGCTGTGCCGTGCCGCCCCGCAGTCGGTCGCAGAACTCGCGTCCGGACTCGATCTGCCCATAGGAGTGGTACGGGTCCTCGTCGGGGACCTGACGGACGCGGAACTGGTGCATGTGACCCGGCCCGTACCCGCGGCCGAGCTTCCGGACGAGAGTATTCTGCGCGACGTGATCAACGGCCTCCGGGCGCTGTGA
- a CDS encoding roadblock/LC7 domain-containing protein, translating into MTAPKATDHTAYGKSGELNWLLDDLVDRVASVRKAVVLSGDGLATGVSKDLTREDGEHLAAVASGFHSLAKGVGRHFEAGSVRQTVVELDDAFLFVTAAGDGSCLAVLSDADSDVGQVAYEMTLLVKRVGAHLATAPRTDLPSGG; encoded by the coding sequence ATGACCGCACCGAAGGCGACCGACCACACCGCGTACGGGAAGTCCGGCGAACTCAACTGGCTCCTCGACGACCTCGTGGACCGCGTCGCGAGCGTCCGCAAGGCCGTCGTCCTCTCCGGCGACGGTCTGGCGACGGGAGTCTCCAAGGACCTGACCAGGGAGGACGGCGAGCACCTGGCCGCCGTCGCGTCCGGGTTCCACAGCCTCGCCAAGGGCGTGGGCCGGCACTTCGAGGCGGGCAGCGTCCGGCAGACGGTCGTCGAGCTGGACGACGCCTTCCTCTTCGTCACCGCCGCCGGCGACGGCAGCTGCCTCGCCGTCCTGTCCGACGCCGACTCGGACGTCGGCCAGGTCGCCTACGAGATGACGCTGCTCGTGAAGCGGGTCGGCGCGCATCTGGCCACCGCTCCGCGCACCGATCTGCCCTCGGGTGGGTAG
- a CDS encoding aquaporin encodes MSNGDILVGEIIGTSILVLFGAGVRAALTLRHSKARAAGWIARFQATVRTTGTMERTTDEPTPALGVFSAIPEIRKPAADLITEIIAMAAVVLPVLAFGPTEGLGASGTTVLIVSLLVLGIGLSPGGPTGHAIKSARDLGPRLVRAFLPTPDMGTPKWSCARVSVVGPLVGGTLAGPINHAAF; translated from the coding sequence ATGAGCAACGGAGACATCCTCGTCGGCGAGATCATCGGCACCTCGATCCTCGTCCTCTTCGGTGCCGGTGTCCGCGCGGCGCTCACGCTCAGGCACTCCAAGGCCCGGGCGGCGGGGTGGATCGCCCGGTTCCAGGCCACTGTCCGTACGACGGGCACCATGGAGCGCACGACTGACGAGCCGACGCCGGCACTCGGCGTCTTCTCCGCGATCCCGGAGATCCGGAAGCCCGCCGCCGACCTGATCACGGAGATCATCGCGATGGCCGCCGTGGTCCTGCCGGTCCTCGCCTTCGGGCCGACCGAAGGACTGGGCGCGTCCGGCACCACCGTCCTGATCGTCTCGCTGCTGGTCCTCGGCATCGGCCTCTCCCCCGGCGGGCCCACCGGCCATGCGATCAAATCGGCGCGCGACCTCGGTCCGCGCCTCGTGCGCGCGTTCCTGCCGACCCCGGACATGGGCACACCCAAATGGAGCTGCGCCCGGGTTTCGGTCGTCGGGCCGCTCGTCGGAGGAACACTCGCCGGCCCCATAAACCACGCAGCCTTCTGA
- a CDS encoding hydantoinase B/oxoprolinase family protein, with protein MTGWQFWVDRGGTFTDIVARRPDGRLLIHKLLSDNPAHSPAGLRSSGGTPVSDAAVAGVRELLSGSEDPIEAVRMGTTVATNALLERKGERTLLVITRGFRDALRIAYQNRPRIFARCIELPELLYERVVEVDERIAPDGTVLTAPDLDALAEPLRQAYDDGIRAVAVVCLHSHLHPAHERAVGELAARIGFPQISLSSEVSPLMKLVPRGDTAVVDAYLSPVLRRYVQRVADQLEGVRLMFMQSNGGLAEAGQFRGKDAILSGPAGGIVGMARMSQLAGFDRVIGFDMGGTSTDVSHYAGAYERVFTTQIAGIRLRAPMLDIHTVAAGGGSILHFDGSRYRVGPDSAGADPGPACYRAGGPLAVTDANVMLGRIQPDHFPRVFGPDGDQPLDAPVVRERFTALAREIRERTGDDRTPEQVAEGYLQIAVANIANAVKRISVQKGHDVTRYALTTFGGAGGQHACMVADLLGIRTVLVPPMAGVLSALGIGLADTTAMREQSVEAPLGPDSMPAVTKTADDLEAAARAELLAEDIPENRIEVTRRAQLRYDGTDTTLTVELTEPGTMKHAFEERHRATYSFTLDRPIVVEALSVEATGITEPPDLSALAPHGTARTGRPAAPHTVRLHTEGAWRDVPLHRREDLPPGHTVTGPAIIAESGATTVVDNGWRAAATDDGHLVLERAAVTESSELDTKADPVLLEVFNNLFVSIAEQMGARLESTAQSVNIKERLDFSCALFDPDGNLVANAPHIPVHLGSMGTSVKEVVRRSGSAMRPGDAYAVNDPYHGGTHLPDVTVITPVFDTGGPADTESDRILFYVASRGHHAEIGGIAPGSMPADSRTIEEEGVLFDNWLLVENGSFREEQTHRLLTKAPHPSRNPATNLADLRAQIAANNKGVEEVSRMIEDFGLDVVQAYMRHVQDNAEEAVRRVIDVLEDGEYAYETDSGAVIHVRVRVDRDNRRATVDFTGTSPQLTTNFNAPYSVVNAAVLYVFRTLVADDIPLNDGCLRPIRIIVPSGSMLSPEPPAAVVAGNVETSQAITGALYAALGVQAEGSGTMNNVTFGNERHQYYETVASGSGAGDGFPGASVVQTHMTNSRLTDPEVLEWRLPVCLEEFAVRRGSGGAGRWRGGDGAVRRIRFKEPMTVSTLSQHRRVPPYGMAGGEPGALGSNRVERADGTTTALGGSDATDVGPGDVLVVETPGGGGYGPPPRDPHQAGEEIDDPRAF; from the coding sequence GTGACAGGCTGGCAGTTCTGGGTCGACCGGGGCGGCACCTTCACCGACATCGTCGCGCGGCGCCCGGACGGACGGCTGCTGATCCACAAGCTGCTGTCCGACAATCCGGCGCACTCTCCCGCCGGGCTTCGCTCGAGCGGGGGGACCCCCGTCTCCGACGCGGCCGTCGCGGGTGTACGCGAGCTCTTGTCGGGCTCCGAGGACCCCATCGAAGCGGTGCGCATGGGAACCACCGTCGCCACCAACGCCCTGCTGGAACGCAAGGGTGAACGCACCCTCCTCGTCATCACGCGCGGCTTCCGTGACGCACTGCGCATCGCCTACCAGAACCGCCCGCGGATCTTCGCCCGCTGTATCGAGCTTCCCGAGTTGCTCTACGAGCGGGTCGTCGAGGTCGACGAGCGCATCGCCCCCGACGGCACCGTCCTGACGGCGCCCGACCTGGACGCACTCGCCGAGCCGCTCCGTCAGGCGTACGACGACGGGATCCGCGCCGTCGCGGTGGTCTGCCTGCACAGTCATCTCCACCCCGCCCACGAGAGGGCCGTCGGGGAGCTGGCCGCCCGCATCGGCTTCCCGCAGATCTCGCTGTCCAGCGAGGTCAGCCCGCTGATGAAACTCGTCCCGCGCGGGGACACCGCCGTCGTCGACGCCTACCTGTCGCCGGTGCTGCGCCGCTATGTGCAGCGCGTCGCCGACCAGCTCGAAGGCGTACGGCTGATGTTCATGCAGTCCAACGGTGGTCTCGCCGAAGCCGGCCAGTTCCGCGGCAAGGACGCGATCCTGTCCGGGCCCGCGGGCGGCATCGTCGGCATGGCCCGCATGTCGCAGCTCGCGGGCTTCGACCGGGTCATCGGCTTCGACATGGGCGGCACCTCCACCGACGTGTCCCACTACGCCGGTGCCTACGAACGCGTCTTCACCACGCAGATCGCCGGCATCCGACTGCGCGCGCCCATGCTCGACATCCACACCGTCGCCGCAGGCGGCGGCTCGATCCTCCACTTCGACGGCTCCCGCTACCGCGTAGGGCCGGACTCGGCGGGCGCGGACCCGGGCCCCGCCTGCTACCGCGCGGGCGGTCCCCTCGCCGTCACCGACGCCAACGTCATGCTCGGCCGCATCCAGCCCGACCACTTCCCCCGTGTGTTCGGCCCCGACGGCGACCAGCCCCTCGACGCGCCCGTCGTCCGCGAGCGCTTCACCGCCCTCGCGCGCGAGATCCGCGAGCGGACCGGCGACGACCGTACGCCCGAACAGGTCGCCGAGGGCTACCTGCAGATCGCCGTGGCCAACATCGCCAACGCCGTGAAGCGGATCTCCGTCCAGAAGGGCCACGACGTCACCCGCTACGCACTGACCACCTTCGGCGGCGCCGGCGGGCAGCACGCGTGCATGGTGGCCGACCTGCTCGGCATCCGGACCGTCCTCGTGCCGCCCATGGCCGGTGTTCTCTCCGCGCTCGGCATCGGCCTCGCCGACACCACCGCCATGCGGGAACAGTCCGTGGAAGCACCCCTGGGACCGGACTCCATGCCCGCCGTGACCAAGACGGCGGACGACCTGGAGGCCGCGGCACGTGCCGAACTGCTCGCCGAGGACATCCCGGAGAACCGCATCGAGGTCACCCGCCGGGCCCAGCTCCGCTACGACGGCACCGACACCACGCTCACCGTCGAGCTGACCGAGCCCGGCACCATGAAGCACGCCTTCGAAGAACGTCATCGCGCCACGTACTCCTTCACGCTCGACCGCCCGATCGTCGTCGAAGCCCTCTCCGTGGAAGCCACCGGCATCACTGAACCCCCCGATCTCTCCGCTCTCGCACCGCACGGGACCGCCCGCACGGGTCGTCCCGCCGCACCGCACACCGTCCGCCTCCACACCGAGGGCGCCTGGCGCGACGTGCCCCTGCACCGCCGCGAGGACCTGCCCCCGGGCCACACCGTCACCGGACCCGCGATCATCGCCGAGTCCGGCGCGACGACCGTCGTCGACAACGGCTGGCGGGCCGCTGCGACCGACGACGGGCATCTGGTCTTGGAACGTGCGGCGGTTACGGAGAGTTCCGAACTCGACACGAAGGCGGACCCGGTTCTCCTGGAGGTCTTCAACAACCTCTTCGTGTCCATCGCCGAGCAGATGGGCGCCCGGCTCGAGTCCACGGCGCAGTCCGTCAACATCAAAGAACGCCTGGACTTCTCCTGCGCGCTGTTCGACCCGGACGGAAACCTGGTGGCCAACGCCCCCCACATCCCCGTCCATCTCGGCTCGATGGGTACCAGTGTCAAGGAGGTCGTCCGACGCAGCGGCAGCGCCATGCGGCCGGGGGACGCGTACGCCGTCAACGACCCGTACCACGGCGGCACCCACCTTCCCGACGTCACCGTGATCACCCCGGTCTTCGACACGGGCGGCCCGGCGGACACGGAAAGTGACCGGATTTTGTTCTACGTCGCCTCCCGCGGGCACCATGCGGAGATCGGCGGCATCGCGCCGGGCTCCATGCCCGCGGACAGCCGCACGATCGAGGAGGAAGGCGTCCTCTTCGACAACTGGCTGCTCGTGGAGAACGGCAGCTTCCGTGAGGAGCAGACCCACCGCCTGCTCACCAAGGCACCCCACCCCTCACGCAACCCGGCGACCAACCTCGCCGACCTGCGTGCCCAGATCGCCGCCAACAACAAGGGCGTCGAGGAAGTCTCCCGCATGATCGAGGACTTCGGCCTCGACGTCGTCCAGGCGTACATGCGGCATGTCCAGGACAACGCCGAGGAAGCCGTGCGCCGGGTCATCGACGTCCTCGAAGACGGCGAGTACGCCTACGAGACCGACTCGGGCGCCGTCATTCACGTACGCGTGCGCGTGGACCGCGACAACCGCCGCGCCACTGTCGACTTCACCGGTACCTCCCCGCAGCTGACCACCAACTTCAACGCCCCGTACTCGGTGGTCAACGCGGCCGTCCTCTACGTCTTCCGCACCCTGGTCGCCGACGACATCCCCCTGAACGACGGATGCCTGCGCCCGATCCGCATCATCGTGCCGTCCGGCTCGATGCTCTCGCCCGAGCCGCCCGCCGCGGTGGTCGCCGGCAACGTGGAGACCTCCCAGGCCATCACCGGCGCCCTGTACGCCGCGCTCGGCGTGCAGGCGGAGGGCTCCGGCACGATGAACAACGTCACCTTCGGCAACGAGCGCCACCAGTACTACGAGACCGTCGCCTCCGGTTCCGGCGCGGGCGACGGCTTCCCCGGGGCGAGCGTCGTCCAGACCCACATGACCAACTCCCGGCTCACCGACCCCGAGGTCCTGGAGTGGCGTCTGCCCGTGTGCCTGGAGGAGTTCGCGGTGCGGCGCGGCAGCGGAGGCGCGGGGCGGTGGCGTGGCGGGGACGGGGCGGTCCGCCGTATCCGTTTCAAGGAGCCGATGACCGTCTCCACGCTCTCCCAGCACCGCAGGGTGCCCCCGTACGGCATGGCGGGCGGTGAGCCCGGTGCCCTCGGCTCCAACCGCGTCGAGCGCGCGGACGGCACGACCACCGCCCTCGGCGGAAGCGACGCGACGGACGTCGGCCCCGGCGACGTGCTCGTCGTCGAAACCCCTGGCGGCGGAGGCTACGGGCCACCGCCGCGCGATCCCCATCAAGCAGGAGAAGAGATCGATGATCCTCGGGCGTTCTGA